One region of Myxocyprinus asiaticus isolate MX2 ecotype Aquarium Trade chromosome 38, UBuf_Myxa_2, whole genome shotgun sequence genomic DNA includes:
- the LOC127428615 gene encoding 60S ribosomal protein L23a-like produces MAPKVKKEAVPAKTEAKSKALKAKKAVLKGVHSQKKKKIRTTPTFRRPKTLRLRRQPKYPRKSAPRRNKLDHYAIIKFPLTTESAMKKIEDNNTLVFIVDVKANKHQIKHAVKKLYDIDVAKVNTLIRPDGEKKAYVRLAPDYDALDVANKIGII; encoded by the exons ATGGCTCCGAAGGTGAAAAAGGAAG CGGTCCCTGCTAAGACTGAGGCCAAGTCCAAGGCCCTGAAGGCCAAGAAGGCTGTGTTGAAGGGTGTCCACagtcagaagaagaagaagattagGACCACCCCAACCTTCCGCCGGCCTAAGACTCTGCGTCTGAGAAGGCAACCCAAGTACCCTAGGAAGAGTGCTCCACGCAGAAACAA GCTGGACCATTATGCCATCATCAAGTTCCCTCTGACCACAGAATCAGCCATGAAGAAGATTGAAGACAATAACACTCTGGTGTTCATTGTTGATGTCAAAGCTAACAAGCATCAGATTAAACACGCCGTCAAGAAACTGTATGATATCGATGTGGCTAAAGTCAACACACTTATCAG GCCTGATGGCGAAAAGAAGGCATACGTTCGTCTTGCACCGGATTATGATGCCTTGGATGTTGCAAACAAG ATCGGCATCATCTAA